From a region of the Daphnia pulicaria isolate SC F1-1A chromosome 1, SC_F0-13Bv2, whole genome shotgun sequence genome:
- the LOC124327411 gene encoding transcription initiation factor IIB-like: MSSGRGRICCPSHPDAPLVDDCHAGDQICSECGLVVGDRVVDVGSEWRTFSNEAGNADPSRVGGAENTLLNGTNLTTMIGPSTSGGGTSFNETGGAVYKNRQTMSSSDRTLVNAFKEISNMADRINLPRTIVDRANLLFKSVHDGKNLKGHSTDASASACLYIACRQEGVPRTFKEICAVSKIGKKEIGRCFKLILKALETSVEIIKTSDFMPRFCSNLGLPAVVQRNASHIGGKAVELDVVPGRSPISVAAAAIYMASHASENKLTKKEIGDIAGVADVTIRQSYELMYPRAAELFPPDFKLIISQLPQR, from the exons ATGTCATCGGGACGTGGTAGGATTTGTTGCCCTTCTCATCCCGATGCCCCTTTGGTTGATGATTGCCATGCTGGCGACCAAATTTGCTCAGAATGTGGTTTAGTTGTTGGAGACAG AGTGGTTGATGTCGGCTCCGAATGGCGAACATTCAGTAATGAGGCAGGCAACGCAGATCCTTCACGAGTTGGTGGGGCAGAAAACACTCTCCTGAATGGGACAAATCTTACAACAATGATTGGGCCCAGTACGAGTGGTGGTGGGACTTCGTTTAATGAGACTGGTGGAGCAGTTTACAAAAACCGGCAAACT ATGAGCAGCTCAGACCGAACTCTTGTCAATGCTTTCAAAGAGATAAGCAACATGGCTGATCGTATTAACTTACCCAGAACCATTGTTGACAGAGCAAATCTTCTATTCAAGAGTGTTCATGATGGCAAGAACTTAAAAGGACACAGCACTGATGCTAGTGCATCAGCCTGCCTATACATAGCCTGCAG GCAAGAAGGTGTCCCACGGACGTTCAAGGAAATTTGCGCCGTCAGCAAGATAGGCAAGAAAGAAATTGGAAGATGTTTCAAACTGATTCTCAAGGCACTAGAAACTTCAgttgaaataatcaaaacctCGGATTTTATGCCACGTTTCTGCTCAAATCTTG gaTTGCCTGCCGTTGTCCAACGAAACGCATCGCACATTGGAGGCAAAGCAGTGGAGCTTGATGTCGTTCCTGGACGTTCACCAATATCAGTTGCTGCAGCCGCCATCTATATGGCTTCCCACGCCTCAGAAAATAAATTGACAAAGAAAGAGATAGGTGATATTGCTGGAGTGGCCGACGTCACCATCCGCCAATCGTATGAATTGATGTACCCTCGTGCCGCTGAGCTTTTTCCTCCTGATTTCAAACTGATTATCAGCCAACTACCCCAACGTTAA
- the LOC124327434 gene encoding tol-Pal system protein TolA-like, whose protein sequence is MKFTLVLIAVIGFIAVVSAESEEKTNAADDTSRDKRGYENGHGGVTNIGYGVGYGGAAAIAQQAANVAKAAHNAQYAAGAQAAHQAKATLAAQATLAAQQAQAIVAAKQAQAAQISQATQAAQAAAFAESAQAAQAAQAVQSAEATKVQALQQAQALMAAAKAAHAHAAQAIASLHAAQAQQASQSQMAYQAQANAQALAYKHQAALSDLAGAQFAAEKAYAAAQGAQANAIVGHVHGGQGSYTTVQKTISHVSTGSRY, encoded by the exons atgaaattcacttTAGTTTTGATTGCAGTAATCG GTTTCATCGCCGTAGTGAGTGCTGAATCTGAAGAGAAGACTAATGCTGCAGATGATACTTCTCGA GACAAGCGCGGGTACGAAAATGGGCACGGGGGTGTGACAAATATTGGATACGGAGTTGGTTACGGTGGTGCTGCAGCTATCGCCCAGCAAGCTGCCAATGTGGCCAAGGCAGCTCACAATGCTCAGTACGCCGCTGGAGCCCAAGCTGCTCATCAAGCTAAGGCTACACTAGCAGCCCAAGCAACCCTTGCAGCTCAACAAGCTCAAGCTATTGTAGCTGCGAAACAAGCACAAGCCGCCCAGATATCTCAGGCTACACAGGCCGCACAGGCCGCTGCGTTTGCCGAATCAGCCCAAGCTGCTCAAGCCGCCCAGGCTGTTCAATCAGCTGAAGCCACTAAGGTCCAGGCTTTACAACAGGCTCAAGCATTGATGGCGGCTGCAAAGGCTGCCCACGCCCATGCCGCCCAAGCGATTGCTTCTTTACACGCCGCTCAAGCCCAGCAAGCTTCTCAATCTCAAATGGCCTACCAAGCACAAGCAAACGCCCAGGCTTTGGCTTACAAGCATCAAGCCGCTCTGTCGGACCTGGCTGGGGCCCAGTTCGCAGCAGAGAAG GCCTATGCTGCTGCCCAGGGTGCGCAAGCTAATGCAATTGTCGGACATGTGCATGGTGGTCAGGGATCGTACACAACAGTCCAGAAAACCATTAGCCATGTATCTACTGGTTCTCGCTACTAA
- the LOC124327392 gene encoding sec1 family domain-containing protein 1-like — protein sequence MGSSIRERQINLLKQMINFNQPITKSTIMEPSWKILVYDKYGQDIISPILSVKELQELGVTLHVQLHSPRDPVPDVPAIYFCLPTEENLGRISQDLQNQLYESYYFNFISSISRQRLEDLASAAINAQSVAQILKVCDQYLNFISLEDDLFILRNQNSDMISYYSMNRGEITDTEMNNILDGIVDSLFSLFATLGTVPVIRSPKGNAAEMVAEKLDKKLRESLRDTRSGLFTSDLTQSFGFQRPLLVLLDRNLDMATPLHHTWTYQALVHDVLDYTLNRVVVQEPESDANHHPDSHRHTPSHKAKIKTCDLNPSDKFWISYRGSPFPTVAESIQEELEDYKASESEVKRLKESMGLDPDGEAAMSLISNTTAKLTSAVSSLPQLLERKRLLDMHTTIATAILEQIKQRKLDVLLEVEEKVMSKNALDRSVLDIISDSECGTPDDKLRLFLVYFICSPNMTESETDQYAAALKAAGCNLAALRYLKRWKSCSKIATGSSQYSGGGTRTVNMFTKLMSQGSNFVMEGVKNLVVKKHNLPVTRIVDHLMELKPSPETDDYRYFDPKLLKPSEGGSTAPLKSRAQFQDAIVFMVGGGTYAEYQNLVDYAKSKTVGGNAKKIVYGCSTLNNGNQFLKQLALLGEDIQ from the exons aTGGGCTCTTCAATACGAGAGAGACAGATAA ATCTGTTGAAGCAAATGATAAATTTCAACCAACCTATAACTAAATCAACTATCATGGAACCATCATGGAAAATTTTGGTGTACGACAAGTATGGACAGGATATCATATCCCCCATTCTATCAGTCAAGGAATTGCAAGAACTAGGTGTGACTCTCCACGTCCAACTACACTCACCTAGAGACCCTGTTCCAGATGTGCCTGCTATTTACTTTTGCCTGCCCACTGAAGAGAACCTAGGACGAATAAGCCAAGATTTACAAAACCAGCTATATGAATCATATTACTTCAATTTTATCTCATCCATATCCCGGCAAAGATTGGAAGACTTGGCATCTGCTGCAATCAATGCTCAGAGTGTGGCCCAGATCTTAAAAGTTTGTGATCAATACCTGAATTTCATTTCTCTGGAAGATGATTTGTTTATCCTCAGAAATCAGAACAGTGACATGATATCCTACTACT CTATGAACAGGGGTGAAATAACAGATACAGAGATGAACAACATTTTAGATGGAATTGTTGATAGTTTATTCTCTTTATTTGCCACATTAG GCACTGTTCCGGTAATTCGAAGTCCTAAAGGAAATGCAGCTGAAATGGTAGCTGAAAAACTAGACAAGAAATTAAGGGAAAGTTTGCGAGATACAAGAAGTGGTCTTTTTACTTCTGATCTAACCCAAAGTTTTGG atttcaGAGGCCTTTGTTGGTTCTCCTCGACCGTAACTTGGACATGGCTACACCTCTCCACCACACTTGGACTTACCAAGCCCTTGTACACGATGTTTTGGATTACACTTTAAATCGTGTGGTCGTCCAGGAACCAGAAAGTGATGCCAATCACCATCCGGATAGCCATCGGCACACGCCTTCTCACAAAGCCAAAATAAAGACTTGTGATTTGAACCCATCCGACAAATTTTGGATATCTTATAGAGGCAGTCCTTTCCCAACAGTAGCAGAATCCATTCAAGAAGAACTGGAAGATTACAAAGCCTCGGAGAGTGAAGTGAAACGATTAAAAGAATCAATG ggATTAGATCCAGACGGAGAAGCCGCTATGAGTTTGATTTCCAACACAACAGCCAAGCTGACTTCAGCAGTTAGCTCTCTACCCCAGCTTCTGGAGAGGAAGCGGCTTTTAGACATGCATACAACCATAGCAAcag CCATCTTGGAGCAAATCAAGCAGCGAAAACTGGACGTTTTACTAGAGGTGGAGGAGAAGGTTATGAGCAAAAACGCCTTAGATCGATCTGTCTTAGACATCATTAGTGATTCAGAGTGCGGAACTCCAGACGATAAACTCAGGCTATTTCTGgtctattttatttgttcacCTAACATGACTGAG TCCGAAACTGATCAGTACGCCGCTGCACTAAAAGCTGCTGGCTGCAATTTAGCAGCTTTGCGCTATTTGAAGCGCTGGAA GTCGTGCAGCAAGATTGCGACTGGCTCTAGCCAGTACTCGGGAGGTGGAACTAGAACAGTGAACATGTTTACGAAACTTATGTCCCAAGGCTCGAATTTTGTCATGGAAGGCGTGAAGAACTTGGTTGTAAAGAAACAT aATTTACCAGTTACACGGATTGTTGATCACTTGATGGAACTGAAACCCTCTCCAGAAACCGACGATTACCGTTATTTTGATCCAAAGCTTTTGAAACCTAGTGAGGGTGGTAGTACTGCTCCTCTTAAGAGTCGTGCCCAATTCCAAGATGCTATTGTATTCATGGTGGGTGGAGGGACGTATGCCGAGTATCAAAATCTTGTCGACTATGCTAAA TCGAAAACAGTGGGAGGTAACGCGAAGAAAATTGTCTATGGTTGTTCCACTTTAAATAACGGAAATCAATTCTTAAAACAG TTGGCATTGTTGGGTGAAGAtattcagtaa
- the LOC124327370 gene encoding WD repeat-containing protein 36-like, with protein sequence MTDKAENHESFLDASRIFTGHRALGLVSNHIPLVTRYIPKRKETLIVTVIGNSFHTYGSTKLNLLSIGRAHEDDITCLAADTYRVFTASGHIIKVWRRSTELSKEFKGHEKPIHLMLPFGQHLLAVDETNNLKVWDINAAEVSFELDFNPDTFSISAMVHPVTYLNKILFGSMQGTMQLWNLKTGKMVFAFNGWKSQITILEQAPAVDVVAVGLASGEMCLHNLKFDETLIKFKQDWGPITALTFRTDGAPIMITGSSQGHLAIWDLEQQTLVQQHRHAHRGAVTGLKALASEPIIITSSPDNSLKMWIFDQSDGGVRLLRDRGGHKAPPIRLRFHDLLGEWILSTGLDSSLRTFSTVADLLHRNLGTAHYNQKKARRVGLEKAGPKMPPITNFASDSVRDKEWDSIAAVHRHQSEVTTWSFHRQTMGEHKLTHKRFAEDMALKKTSATCVTITACGNFAIVGYDSGHIDRYNMQSGIHRATYLRLDTEESSKLPFTRNAVRGVVSDGLNQVVLGAFTNGQLTTWNFKSVEIVRETNLNAAPSFIQINRHSGLLAIAMEDFTIIIVEVETGNIVRRLTGHDGRLTDLAFSPDARWLVSSAQDCSIRTWDLPTGTCIDYFLLPKSCVSLTFSASGSFLATAHVDDLGIYLWNNQSLYTQVSLRALEKDFEPKTAPLPGSAVKSSESEIEDSEQIEDDEEFSSPEQIADALVTLSLLPDSRWKNLLSLDAIKRRNRPKEAPKLQKLAPFFLTNTNSLPSADGQKDSGSRILNTFSSPFAMPLTPWAEKLNSAEKPEEYWAVIEELKGMGPSAIDTEIRSLSPHLGGSTHLLSQFLTSITLVLESKRNYEIVQAYLGLFLKVHGSSLSEEHELCARAEKVSGVLKDSWSTLQTNFESTLCLVSFFMNAVI encoded by the exons ATGACGGATAAAGCAGAAAATCACGAAAGTTTTTTAGATGCAAGTCGTATATTTACCGGACATCGTGCGCTGGGACTTGTCAGTAACCACATTCCGTTGGTTACAAGATATATTCCAAAGAGGAAGGAAACACTCATTGTTACAGTCATTGGTAACTCTTTCCACACTTACGGA TCCACCAAACTGAATCTCCTAAGTATTGGAAGAGCACATGAAGATGACATCACATGCCTTGCAGCTGATACCTACCGGGTTTTCACAGCCAGTGGTCACATTATCAAAGTATGGAGAAGAAGTACTGAACTTTCCAAAGAGTTTAAGGGACATGAAAAACCCATTCACTTGATGCTTCCATTTGGTCAGCATCTTCTTGCTGTTGATGAGACAAACAACCTTAAAGTTTGGGATATCAATGCAGCTGAAGTCAGCTTTGAGCTAGACTTCAATCCTGATACTTTTTCCATTTCTGCTATGGTGCATCCTGTGACATAcctaaacaaaattttgtttggaagTATGCAAGGTACTATGCAATTATGGAACCTGAAGACTGGCAAGATGGTTTTTGCATTCAATGGGTGGAAGAGCCAAATCACTATCCTAGAACAAGCCCCCGCTGTTGATGTTGTGGCTGTAGGACTGGCTTCAGGAGAAATGTGTTTGCACAACTTGAAATTTGACGAGACTTTGATAAAGTTCAAACAAGATTGGGGACCAATCACAGCTCTAACATTCAGAACTGATGGTGCTCCTATTATGATCACTGGAAGTAGCCAAGGTCATCTGGCAATTTGGGATCTAGAACAACAGACCCTCGTTCAACAGCATCGTCATGCTCATCGGGGAGCAGTGACCGGTTTGAAAGCATTGGCCTCAGAACCAATCATCATTACGTCTTCTCCTGATAATTCGTTGAAG ATGTGGATTTTTGATCAATCAGACGGAGGAGTACGATTGCTCCGTGATCGTGGAGGTCATAAAGCTCCACCAATCCGGTTGCGCTTTCACGATTTACTTGGCGAATGGATTCTGTCAACTGGATTAGATTCTTCGCTGCGAACGTTCTCAACCGTTGCTGATCTTCTTCACCGAAATTTAGGCACTGCACACTACAATCAAAAGAAAGCCAGACGGGTCGGACTAGAAAAGGCTGGCCCAAAAATGCCACCAATTACCAACTTTGCATCTG ATTCGGTTCGAGACAAGGAATGGGATTCTATTGCAGCTGTTCATCGTCATCAGTCAGAGGTGACGACATGGTCATTCCATCGACAAACAATGGGCGAGCATAAGCTGACACACAAACGCTTTGCAGAGGACATGGCTTTAAAAAAGACATCTGCGACT TGTGTTACCATTACGGCTTGCGGAAATTTTGCCATTGTTGGTTATGACTCAGGCCATATTGATCGTTACAATATGCAATCAGGAATTCATCGTGCCACATATCTTCGCTTAGATACTGAAGAGTCGTCTAAATTGCCGTTTACTCGTAACGCCGTTCGAGGGGTTGTCTCGGATGGTTTAAATCAG GTAGTTTTGGGAGCCTTCACAAATGGCCAGTTAACTACATGGAACTTCAAGTCTGTAGAAATTGTAAGGGAAACAAATCTAAATGCTGCACCTAGCTTTATTCAAATTAATCGACACAG TGGGCTTTTGGCTATCGCGATGGAAGACTTTACTATAATTATTGTGGAAGTCGAGACCGGAAATATTGTTCGACGACTTACTGGACATGATGGGCGATTGACGGACTTGGCCTTTAGTCCGGATGCTAGGTGGTTGGTATCATCCGCACAGGATTGCAGTATTCGAACGTGGGACTTGCCTACTGGAAC GTGCATAGATTATTTTCTTCTGCCCAAATCTTGTGTTTCTCTGACTTTCAGCGCGAGTGGCAGTTTTTTAGCTACAGCGCATGTTGATGATCTTGGTATTTATCTGTGGAACAATCAGTCACTCTACACGCAAGTTTCATTGCGGGCACtggaaaaagattttgaacCGAAAACGGCTCCCCTACCAGGATCCGCTGTCAAAAGCAGTGAATCTGAAATTGAAGACAGTGAGCAAATTGAGGACGATGAAGAGTTCTCCTCGCCGGAACAAATTGCTGATGCTCTTGTTACTCTGTCTCTACTTCCTGATTCCAGATGGAAGAACCTTCTTAGCCTTGACGCTATCAAA AGACGAAACAGGCCTAAAGAAGCACCGAAGTTGCAGAAACTTGCCCCCTTTTTCTTGACCAACACAAACAGCCTTCCATCCGCAGATGGTCAGAAAGACTCGGGTTCGCGTATTTTGAACACATTCAGCTCACCTTTTGCGATGCCGTTAACCCCGTGGGCCGAGAAATTAAACAGTGCCGAGAAACCAGAAGAAT acTGGGCTGTTATAGAAGAACTCAAAGGAATGGGACCGTCAGCTATCGACACCGAAATCCGCTCACTGAGTCCTCATTTGGGAGGGTCCACCCACCTACTGTCACAGTTCTTAACATCTATCACCCTCGTCCTGGAGTCTAAGCGTAACTATGAAATAGTCCAAGCTTATCTAGGGCTCTTTTTAAAGGTTCATGGGAGTTCCTTAAGCGAGGAACATGAATTGTGTGCTCGAGCAGAGAAAGTGTCGGGTGTATTGAAAGATAGCTGGTCAACGCTTCAAACGAATTTTGAGAGCACCCTTTGTTTGGTGTCCTTCTTTATGAATGCTGTTATCTAA
- the LOC124327455 gene encoding uncharacterized protein LOC124327455 yields the protein MSRSDSNQQSSRLRYEGCNFFRQRLVLATLSCRPVSIVNIRSKENDPGLKEFEASFIRLLDKITNGSKIEVNETGTAVHYEPGLLYGGTIEHDCSTQRSISYYLEPLLPLGPFCKIPLHLTLRGVTNDQTDPSIDIIRCSSMPILKRFLLVDDGLVLKINKRGAPPKGGGEVIFTCPLRKQLRALQYVDPGKIKKIRGVSYALRTSPTMTNRMIEAAKGILLKYIPDVFILTDHRKGPASGLSPGFGITLTAETINGTFLSAEATSNPQGDKQVPSVAEELGEIAALRLLEEIYRGGCVDSSNQHLVLLLMALGPKDVSRVLLGPLSPYTIQFLRHMKDFFGTVFKMENGNKNDGDELRVGTEKILMTCVGAAKERRSITPSLSFSQQHSLTFGSNSSYLSNDSLLKPRQSDFSRTFVPPPNPVINRFVEEQEPYDTGSDSENDSAPAKKTPKKSWFPSWFKKSDQISSTPIKKSAFYANVKGKMNILWQWQFIVVVLPLLAALFFLLLAAVYIRASYNEAGPPLGTSESAMDQTIQNVRNLIERETISHLCGGEEVVSVDSSFLLEQLKMNQTVLDKVIEAVVANPQWGVSVDGESWSIPSVRLPIWCSIKTYLWNILIASLIIIIGFGVVLLVHQMVTASCRQREKEEQEVYTMVEMIIDLLARHQASMVVERRPHDAYLAVTHVRDVLIPLKERKSKLKLWNKAVQFLEDNESRVRPEIQQIEGEDFRVWRWLPPSTAFSPGKSPAHGDQTDEASSNNSLGAANSVTPRPKVWQGQAFSTDSSGVNSPPPYPLTQCLKVRNMFDAEVEVGDSWPVRIQDAILEKADKGKTVHMAVDRGSREGCVYIKCATADDAGKVYHSLHGWWFDGNLVTVKYLRPERYHYRFPDSAKATAQLQPSNDKRLSLQTKFWKSPLEHF from the exons ATGTCTCGCAGTGATTCCAATCAACAATCGAGCCGACTTAGGTATGAAGgctgtaatttttttcgtcAAAGATTGGTGCTAGCTACGCTTTCGTGTAGACCTGTTTCAATCGTAAACATTCGatcgaaagaaaatgatcCTGGTCTAAAAG AATTTGAAGCTAGTTTCATTCGACTTCTAGACAAAATTACAAATGGTTCAAAGATTGAAGTTAATGAGACAGGCACAGCTGTTCATTATGAACCAGGTCTCCTTTATGGCGGAACCATTGAACATGATTGTTCAACCCAACGCTCCATTAGTTATTATCTAGAACCTCTGTTACCCCTTGGACCTTTCTGTAAAATACCCTTACATCTCACTCTTAGAGGAGTAACTAATGATCAAACTGATCCATCAATTGATATCATCAGATGCTCTTCAATGCCTATTCTGAAAAGATTTCTCTTGGTTGATGATGGTTTAGTGTTaaagataaataaaagagGGGCTCCACCTAAGGGAGGAGGAGAAGTAATATTTACTTGCCCTCTCAGAAAACAATTACGGGCTCTGCag TATGTAGACcctggaaaaattaaaaaaattcgggGCGTTTCTTATGCTTTACGTACTTCCCCAACAATGACAAATCGTATGATCGAAGCCGCAAAGGGAATACTTTTAAAATACATTCCTGACGTATTCATTCTCACTGACCATAGAAAAGGACCCGCTAGCGGTCTTTCTCCTGGTTTTGGCATTACTTTGACCGCAGAGACCATAAACG GTACATTTTTGTCTGCCGAAGCTACTTCTAATCCACAAGGAGACAAGCAAGTCCCATCAGTGGCTGAAGAACTAGGTGAAATAGCAGCCCTTCGACTTCTAGAAGAAATTTACCGAGGCGGGTGTGTTGATTCTTCAAACCAACATCTAGTTCTATTATTAATGGCTTTAGGACCAAAAGATGTCTCAAGAGTTCTGCTTGGACCTTTGTCTCCTTATAC GATTCAGTTTTTGAGACACATGAAGGACTTTTTCGGAACAGTGTTCAAGatggaaaatggaaataaaaacgaTGGAGATGAACTAAGGGTTGGaactgaaaaaatattaatgactTGTGTTGGAGCAG CTAAGGAAAGGCGTAGTATAACACCATCTCTAAGCTTCTCCCAGCAACATTCTCTTACTTTTGGAAGTAACAGCTCTTATCTGTCTAATGATTCCCTTCTGAAACCAAGACAATCAGACTTTTCAAGAACATTCGTTCCTCCACCTAATCCTGTTATTAACag GTTTGTTGAGGAGCAAGAGCCATATGATACAGGATCTGACTCTGAGAATGACAGTGCACCTGCAAAAAAGACTCCTAAAAAGAGCTGGTTCCCGTCttggtttaaaaaatctgACCAAATttcg agtactccaataaaaaaatctgcaTTTTATGCAAACGTaaagggaaaaatgaacattCTTTGGCAGTGGCAgttcatcgtcgtcgttttgCCACTGCTTGCGGCCTTGTTCTTTCTGCTCTTAGCCGCAGTTTATATTAGGGCTTCTTATAACGAAGCAGGACCACCTCTGGGAACATCTGAATCGGCAATGGATCAAACAATCCAAAACGTTAGAAACTTAATTGAACGTGAGACCATCTCACATCTGTGTGGTGGAGAAGAAGTCGTATCGGTagattcttcatttttattggaACAGCTGAAAATGAATCAGACGGTGCTCGACAAAGTTATAGAGGCCGTAGTTGCTAATCCTCAGTGGGGTGTCAGTGTTGACGGGGAGTCGTGGAGTATCCCAAGCGTTCGACTTCCTATTTGGTGCTCGATAAAAACCTATTTATGgaatattttgattgcatcgctTATTATAATAATCG GATTTGGCGTAGTTTTATTGGTTCATCAAATGGTAACGGCCAGTTGCAGACAGCGTGAAAAGGAGGAGCAAGAAGTATACACCATGGTGGAAATGATAATAGATTTGTTGGCTCGGCATCAAGCAAGTATGGTGGTAGAACGTCGACCGCATGATGCTTACCTAGCAGTTACACATGTCCGCGATGTTCTCATTCCACTAAAAGAGCGGAAGTCAAAGCTCAAATTGTGGAACAAGGCAGTTCAGTTCCTTGAGGACAACGAGTCGCGAGTCCGGCCAGAGATCCAACAAATTGAAGGTGAAGACTTCCGCGTTTGGCGATGGCTTCCTCCCAGCACCGCATTTTCGCCCGGCAAATCACCAGCCCATGGAGATCAAACTGATGAGGCCTCATCCAACAACAGTCTTGGTGCAGCGAATAGCGTTACTCCTCGACCGAAAGTGTGGCAAGGCCAAGCCTTTAGCACTGATAGTAGTGGAGTAAATTCGCCACCTCCCTACCCGTTAACCCAGTGCCTCAAAGTGCGCAATATGTTCGACGCAGAAGT AGAGGTTGGCGATTCGTGGCCGGTCCGTATTCAGGACGCAATTTTGGAGAAGGCAGACAAGGGGAAAACTGTGCATATGGCTGTTGATCGGGGTTCGCGAGAAGGTTGTGTTTACATCAAGTGTGCAACTGCTGATGATGCCGGCAAGGTATACCACTCGCTCCACGGCTGGTGGTTTGATGGCAATTTGGTGACAGTGAAGTACCTAAGGCCTGAACGATACCATTATCGCTTCCCAGATTCGGCCAAAGCCACTGCCCAACTGCAGCCATCCAACGATAAGCGATTATCTCTGCAGACCAAGTTCTGGAAATCCCCTCTCgagcatttttaa
- the LOC124327446 gene encoding NADH dehydrogenase [ubiquinone] 1 alpha subcomplex subunit 5-like has product MAGVLRKATTGLTGLVVAQNPHHTLSVLYGKILRTLQNMPEDAAYRRYTEQIIKERALAVTEEKDITKLEKRINCGQVEELIVQAENELTLSRKMQAWKPWEPLVSEPPANQWKWPI; this is encoded by the exons ATGGCTGGTGTCTTAAgaaag gCTACTACTGGGTTGACTGGGTTGGTAGTGGCTCAAAATCCCCATCACACTTTAAGTGTGCTTTATGGCAAGATTCTCCGTACTTTGCAAAACATGCCTGAAGATGCTGCTTATCGTCGGTATACTGAACAGATAATCAAGGAGCGAGCATTGGCAGTGACTGAG GAGAAGGATATTACCAAGCTAGAAAAACGTATCAATTGTGGACAAGTAGAAGAACTTATTGTTCAAGCTGAGAATGAATTGACTTTGTCAAGAAAAATGCAGGCCTGGAAACCTTGGGAACCCCTTGTTAGTGAGCCACCTGCTAATCAGTGGAAATGGCCAATTTAG